AGCAGTGTTATATTGCTACAtcttatttaaacattttttttaccAGATGCCTTTAATGAAAAATACCCTTTTCCTGTGATCTGGTATATAAATAAGTGCCATATATATAAAGAGACCAACTAGGTTTGGAAGGTACCACGAGAATTCTGCTAGCCCTTCCTCACTCCATTATAGTTGCCCCTAGGACCAAATATTTGAGGAAAGACATTTAGTGAAGAATCTAAAatgctgaaagacagaaaaatgagagtTCTGATCCTGCTCAGAGAAGTTCCTTCTGAAGTAATAGTCTATCAGTGGGTATAATACATGTATGTTTAACAAGCTACCattatttcactttgttttaaaatttattttcatcttcaaagaCTTTTGATAATTCATGAAATTCTCATATCCCAATGTCCAGATCTGAAATTATGCAGGTAGCACTGTTACAGAGAACACCTACTTTACCAGAATGACTAGGGATgaataatttgtttgtttgtttttaattttcgGCACCCACACTGGCTTACAGAATATTAGCTACCTCTGACTTCTGTGAAGCTCCTGCAGAgttgttattctttttaaatgcagcaaTCTCTTTATCTTTAAGTGTAAGAATCTTCTGTTGTTGCTCCATCTTAAGCTGCAGTTcctataaataaacaaataaaataaacaaaaaaccccaccaccaacaaaaagaaacgcaaaaaaattctttctgcCTCAGTCAgcctgtttttaaatacattctaTGGTAGAATCTACACAAGTATGTAAACTGAAATATCAACCCTAATTTACATGTAAAACTGCAACTCAAGACTAGACATCACACAATagcatttctttaaagaagCTGAGGAAAAGGGTGAATAGAACATTTCTGTCAAAATATTTATACACAATTTCTTCAGTGAATTTGTCAATGAAGTGATTATGTAGAACTACTTAAAATTTGGCAGCATAGTGCattgttttggggaaaaaagaggcaAAATTGGCTAATCTCATTCTTTGTTACACATAAATAGTCCTACTTTAATTTGTTGCTGGTCTCGCTGAATCTCTGTTTCtagttgcttctttttttcactcTCTTCATGCAGTCTTTTCTCTAGCAAGGTCTGCTGATGCTTCATCTGAACGATGTTCTGCTCAAGTtctgttgcttgtttttcactttGGTTAGATAACGAAGCCAGTTTCTTAGAgtcttgcttctttttctgtaagGCCTGAATGTTCATGGCAAATTTCATCTTAGTAGCAAGAAAATTTAAAACTGTAATGTGACTCAGGtttattctttatttcactGAGTTCAGACAGTCACCAAAACCTACTAAATTTTACCACAATAATCACTCattatttctgtggtttctAAGCCTTCGGGTAAAATCAGGAAAGGCAGAACTAATCTGAAGCAGCATGAAAAGGCACAGATACAGTTCATACTTGGTAACACAGTGAAGGTAGTGAACTCTTCCAGAAGCAACAGCTCAGGATAATGTGCAGAGATAAGAAGGTTTATTAAGGTTCTGATCCTGAACTCAAGTAAATAAGTCAGAATTTGATGTTCAGTGCTTGTCTGGCCCATCATTCTAGGACCAAGAGACATGGAGTACTTAAGCTGGCCCACAAGAGAACTTAAAATTAGTTACTGGCTGGTATCGAATCTTGTATTACAAACACATAATCACAAATGATCATGATGACTTGCTCAAAGATAGAACTTATACACTTTATACATTTccagaaaatagaaattttatttaCAGCAGCTAATAAACTTGAAGTAACCTACTTGTGTACATTCTTGTACGATAGAGTTGTATCTAAGTATTTAATATTATCCAACTCTTTTTACCGGGAGTGTATCTAACTACATATTTGTTAAGTAGCATTAAATATAATTGTGCTAACATTTTCATTGGCTACTTTAATCCAATCAACTTTAGCTGTGTAAGGTTGGTGAGAATTTCACAAGCAGTAAAGATTTTAAAGACGATATTTAAACAGGCATTTGTAAATCCTAACGGTCACGTCAAAAATACCTGCGCTTTCAACTTAGCTGCATCCATCTTTTTCCGGAACTCTTTTTGTAACCTTGCTTTCTCTTGAATGTCTCTCACCTCCTTACTTTCCAGCTCTTGAAgctgcttttgtgtttcagCCAGTTCCATTTTGGCCTGCTCAGATTCTTGCTCCAGCTCAGATATCTTCAGAGTATATTGTCTACTTACAGACTGTGCATCCTTACCTTGAACCATATCCAAATAGTTCAAAAACAGCAAGATCATCAGTTGAAATTTCTTAATTAAACACATAGTTAATCATTATTTACTTCATTCTGGTTAAACTGAAAATTTATGAGATAtttttccaacccaaatcaaACAATTCCTTTATAATTCTGAGACAGAGATAAACCAAGGAATCTTAAAACTGATTTCTTCAATGAGTCATCTGATGTGACCAAATAAAGCACCATTTAAGTGCCAAATAAAGTTCTTCTGCCTATTTCAGTCTTTGACAAAATGTCTACCTTGTATTTCATAGAttatcaattttctttttcacagaagaTTACACTGTTTATTTATTACTCAACTTCCAACTTGGTAATCAGTAAACAACTTTGGATTGTATTTCTGCCCTCTAATTTTCCGTGTTTGGGCAATCTTCCTCATGGTATGATTTTCTGGGGGTACAGAATCTTCCTGAATGCCAAAAGACAGCCTTGAGAGAATCTGTACACAGAAGAAGACTGTGATTAAAAGTAGTAAGGAAAGACCTTTAGAGTTTTCATAATGCTAGCTTCTACCAGGTCAGAGGCTTAATGGTATAAGCTAAAAGGGACACTAACCTTTTCCACTTCTGATTCCTGCATCTCTACTACTGTGATTGGAATGCATGCATTCCCTACACAGTGTCATGTCTTCTTTCCTATCCCAGACACCATGTAACAAATACATGCCCACAAAGCAATCAGCAATTCTAAGCTTACAAGGAAAATTACACTGTTAGTGCATAAACTGAATAAGCGGCAAAGCACAACAAATATTCAACAAAGACATCTGCATATCATAGCAGAGTAGGCcataataaaaaattacagcCTTCAATGCAGTCATAGCAAGTAATCTATGTAAGTCACGAATTTTCAAGTTACCAGAAGTATTCTTGCATAGGAAGGTTATATACAAACTATGACATACAGGatgtcagaatttttttcttcttttctctttcttatttctgaatgtcttcatttcattttgtccACTAGTAGCCACTTACCTGTTCTTACCAATTCCTTAATTAGTTCCTCCTTCATTTTGATATTAAGTGCAAGTTCTCTAATTTTCTGCTGGGCCTCAGTGAGTCTTATCTCTGAATTCTTTAACTTCTGCATGTTAAAAACATGACTTTTCTGGAGACTGTCAATCTCTTCACCTTGAAATATACAAAGCAATGTGGAAATGAAGGATGAAATGGAACacactatttttcaaaaagagAGTGCTTTGGAATACTGTATGTGTAGACATCTAGCATATGAAGTGAAAGAACGAAATGGAAAGAACAGTGCAAATAGCCTTTTCCCTACCATAATCctaaacagagaaagaaacaatagGATGCATGAGCATTTCAAGACCCTGATTAGAAAATAGAATAGTATTTAAACCTTTTCAGTGCATCTGATAAAATAACAGcatccatttcctttccttgaaTGAGCACTAGAGATTTATATCTAAATAGCTCTTGAACGTGAAACACTTTCTGACCATTGACAATTATTCAAACATTAAGGCAACTGCTGtcagtttcagaaagaaaaaaaaatatgtttatgttCAGctataacaaaaaatatttgtatcagACATATTTTATGGGAAAAATAGTTAAATGTGATAAACACAATTTTGCATATTATGATGTTATAATATCTAATTTGATTTACTCTCATAACTTCCATTTTACCTGTGTGAGTGTCATTCTGTAGTGCAGATTTGTTGGATAAACTTGAATTTTCTACTTGACATTTCATGTCAATTAAGTCAAAGGGAAAGCACAGAGAAGCTTGTTTTCGTGTCCATGTGCGGTTTATTGTACGCCTAAGGAACAATGGAAAGCATTTCAAACacaaaggattatttttttctgttagctCCATGCTAAGTACCCAACCTTAAAAGAGAATACCAAACTGAGAAAGCTCACAGAAGTATTTGtaccttcctcctccccctctaGATATTTTTGGTGAATTCTGGCCCAAAATAGAATACATGCAATctttattacattaaaaaatacatatatttcttaAACTAATCTTTCTAACATGCCCAGCTCATCTCATAAGTTCACTTTAAGTAGCCACAAAGATGGCTTCACATTCTAGTAGGATTAGGCAGTAGTGTTTCCTCTGTTGTACAGTGGTctgtaacaaaaaataaagaacaaaaaattacttaaacgagcttttctttttactatgtgtattttcttcctctccatcaCTCTCATCAGAGAGGTGGCAGCGAAGGACTTCATCTTGATCTTCTATGCAGCTCAGCATCATCTGGCTGCGAGCACGGAATCCCGCCATCATCCGAGCCAAGGAGAAAGCAGGGGGACTGGTATACACCTGCCAAAAACCACCCAAGTAATACTTGTAATAATTTAGTAACTCATTACTGATATTCCAATAGTTTTTCATTTCGGCAGTCTGACTGCCTGAGTTTGTGAGCAAGATTACGGATGTTTTCAATAGCATTTCTGAATTACTTTGTAACAGAAGGTTCTTCAAGAGTTTAGAAAAATTGCTCTAAGTGCAGAAGAAGATGCCAATATCAACTAATTATTCCAAATATTCAATGAATAAATGCAGAATAATCATTCAGTTCTGCTTAGGTTTCATATGTGAAGCCTCAAAAATCCCAGGAAAAGACCAGAAAAGACAATAGTTTTACCACTCTGACAAATTTTGAAAGTTTTCAAAATCAGTTTagatgggctctgagcaacctgaagTTCTGAAAGATGTCCCTGCCaatggcagggggttggactaggcgatttttaaaggtccctttcaactctagCCATTCATGATTCTAAATACTAGCCCATACATTTTGGACAATTGTGGCATACAATCTGTTGCAATGTTAAAAGTAATTGTTCAGAGTCTTCAGTATCGGAAACTGAACAGCAGTTGACTGTTACGTCTAATCTAACTATTGAACTataaccattaaaaaaaatgtaacatttagGTAGATCTTACCTTTCGGGTCTCTGTCCCTGAAGTTGGGTGAAGTGAGTGCAGCAGACTCTTTGTAAGTGGGACACTGTATGGCCTCCTTGCAGATGCCACAACAGCAGGCTCATCTTCACAAGCACTTGAGATGTCCAGTGTTTTCACAACTGTAAACTTCTCCAGTTTTTCTTTTAGCTGATCAATAAGGATCTGCTGTTCCACCATTTTCTCATTctcattagaaaataaaagcaaacaaacaacaacaaagaaaagcaaaactgttgaGCTGTTGCTGATCATCAGGTTACATCATACTCAccttttcaaaattcattaCAAAGGTCAAGAATCCTGTAAATTGTTTATTGACCTTAAATTCTTCTGTAGTGCATAGCCAAATTCTGCAACAAGCTGAAAATTATCTGGCATATCATTAATGTTACCTACTCCCAAACTCCAGTAAATGCTATTAGAGACATTTTTGTTTAGAAGGACCCTATCCTAGTTAAATTAGTTTATCCAGTCATCTAGTGAGAAGGTGATGACATGCTTATTAGACGCAGATTGCTTTATTTATACgtttatgaagaaataaaatggtaaTTCAAGAAACATGCTCAAAAGAAACATATGGTTCAAGTTTAAATAATTAATCACGCACAGGCTTCCTCTTCAAGCAGTCTtactttaaagatcatttttATTAGTAAACAAAAGCATACATAACCCAAGAGACCAACTACTTCATTCTTTCCTACTCAACTTCAAATGTTTGGTAATGTTACTTTGAAAAACTTACTCATCTGCCTTTCCTACACCAGTATCTGCACACTGTTCAAAATTACTTATCTCCACTGAAATAATTCATTCAAGAAGGCCAACACTGTATCGATTTTCAACTCCCTTTGTTCCTTTTAGAATACCTCTAAAGTCTGGCCTGCCAAAAACAGGGAATCTGAAGAACAGCTGGTGGTAGTCAACCACATGTATGCGTTCTCCTACTTTGAATCATGTGTTTTTTGTATTACCATTTACATCTGGTTGTCTTAGACTGCAAGTTCTTTCCACATACATAAACAATACTCTACAAGTTGACATTGGAATACAACGCATAATGTTCTTGTGTcataaaaaatagaatataCATACAAATACCACGCATTTTATGATTCTGGATGAAGTAAACACCAATTCCA
This sequence is a window from Meleagris gallopavo isolate NT-WF06-2002-E0010 breed Aviagen turkey brand Nicholas breeding stock chromosome Z unlocalized genomic scaffold, Turkey_5.1 Chr41_random_7180001955500, whole genome shotgun sequence. Protein-coding genes within it:
- the LOC104909309 gene encoding kinesin-like protein KIF27 isoform X2, with translation MISNSSTVLLFFVVVCLLLFSNENEKMVEQQILIDQLKEKLEKFTVVKTLDISSACEDEPAVVASARRPYSVPLTKSLLHSLHPTSGTETRKVYTSPPAFSLARMMAGFRARSQMMLSCIEDQDEVLRCHLSDESDGEEENTHSKKKSSFKRTINRTWTRKQASLCFPFDLIDMKCQVENSSLSNKSALQNDTHTGEEIDSLQKSHVFNMQKLKNSEIRLTEAQQKIRELALNIKMKEELIKELVRTGKDAQSVSRQYTLKISELEQESEQAKMELAETQKQLQELESKEALQKKKQDSKKLASLSNQSEKQATELEQNIVQMKHQQTLLEKRLHEESEKKKQLETEIQRDQQQIKELQLKMEQQQKILTLKDKEIAAFKKNNNSAGASQKSEKLEEQKKWLDEEMERILQQHRQLAELEEDLKKREAIVAKKEALLQEKSHLEIRKLRSSQALNKDSLKLSSRLSMLDQELCDKSMQLQGSTTEDRTDILEKIQVLQKERDQLLTRRNSVDEKLKEGKVLSAEEEHILFQLEEGIEALEAAIDYKNESIQSRQHLLRSSSQILTQSEDNIIGKLVSLSAAELRAILFRYFNKIVCLRETERKLQMQTEEQEMKVIEQENIIRELESALEHIKLQCDRQLTLQHREHEKKLQLILHHFREQDGEGIAETLKEYEMKVQQLEKELFFYKKTSRELKKKLKSFLGESSHQLLAPSKCKYVILKCFCNCPL
- the LOC104909309 gene encoding kinesin-like protein KIF27 isoform X3, with the protein product MISNSSTVLLFFVVVCLLLFSNENEKMVEQQILIDQLKEKLEKFTVVKTLDISSACEDEPAVVASARRPYSVPLTKSLLHSLHPTSGTETRKVYTSPPAFSLARMMAGFRARSQMMLSCIEDQDEVLRCHLSDESDGEEENTHSKKKSSFKRTINRTWTRKQASLCFPFDLIDMKCQVENSSLSNKSALQNDTHTGEEIDSLQKSHVFNMQKLKNSEIRLTEAQQKIRELALNIKMKEELIKELVRTGKDAQSVSRQYTLKISELEQESEQAKMELAETQKQLQELESKEVRDIQEKARLQKEFRKKMDAAKLKAQELQLKMEQQQKILTLKDKEIAAFKKNNNSAGASQKSEKLEEQKKWLDEEMERILQQHRQLAELEEDLKKREAIVAKKEALLQEKSHLEIRKLRSSQALNKDSLKLSSRLSMLDQELCDKSMQLQGSTTEDRTDILEKIQVLQKERDQLLTRRNSVDEKLKEGKVLSAEEEHILFQLEEGIEALEAAIDYKNESIQSRQHLLRSSSQILTQSEDNIIGKLVSLSAAELRAILFRYFNKIVCLRETERKLQMQTEEQEMKVIEQENIIRELESALEHIKLQCDRQLTLQHREHEKKLQLILHHFREQDGEGIAETLKEYEMKVQQLEKELFFYKKTSRELKKKLKSFLGESSHQLLAPSKCKYVILKCFCNCPL
- the LOC104909309 gene encoding kinesin-like protein KIF27 isoform X1 codes for the protein MISNSSTVLLFFVVVCLLLFSNENEKMVEQQILIDQLKEKLEKFTVVKTLDISSACEDEPAVVASARRPYSVPLTKSLLHSLHPTSGTETRKVYTSPPAFSLARMMAGFRARSQMMLSCIEDQDEVLRCHLSDESDGEEENTHSKKKSSFKRTINRTWTRKQASLCFPFDLIDMKCQVENSSLSNKSALQNDTHTGEEIDSLQKSHVFNMQKLKNSEIRLTEAQQKIRELALNIKMKEELIKELVRTGKDAQSVSRQYTLKISELEQESEQAKMELAETQKQLQELESKEVRDIQEKARLQKEFRKKMDAAKLKAQALQKKKQDSKKLASLSNQSEKQATELEQNIVQMKHQQTLLEKRLHEESEKKKQLETEIQRDQQQIKELQLKMEQQQKILTLKDKEIAAFKKNNNSAGASQKSEKLEEQKKWLDEEMERILQQHRQLAELEEDLKKREAIVAKKEALLQEKSHLEIRKLRSSQALNKDSLKLSSRLSMLDQELCDKSMQLQGSTTEDRTDILEKIQVLQKERDQLLTRRNSVDEKLKEGKVLSAEEEHILFQLEEGIEALEAAIDYKNESIQSRQHLLRSSSQILTQSEDNIIGKLVSLSAAELRAILFRYFNKIVCLRETERKLQMQTEEQEMKVIEQENIIRELESALEHIKLQCDRQLTLQHREHEKKLQLILHHFREQDGEGIAETLKEYEMKVQQLEKELFFYKKTSRELKKKLKSFLGESSHQLLAPSKCKYVILKCFCNCPL